gaccagagctgtgtgtgtgttcccccagCATTGGCACCGCGGGGCTGGCGGTGCAGGTGGTAGGCAGCAACTGGCCCAAGCCCCATTACACGCTGCTGATCACCGGCCTGTGCCGCTTCCGCGTTGCCCAGCTCCTCAAGGAGCATCCCTTCCCTCTGGCCGAGGTGGTGCAACTGGACCAGCTGGAGCAGCTCCCCAATGCCCCGGATGGAGAGCTGGGAGAGCTCGGGGAGAGGTTCTACCAGGCAGCAGTACAggtgggtggtggtgtttgaggctggtgtgggtgtggtgtgggttGTGTATTTAGTGGGCACCTCTCACATCTCTTTTGACTTTTCCATGAGCTTTAGAAGCTATCCTGGTGAGGAGTTGTGGCATGGTGTCCACTAATGTTAATGTGATGTAGCCTGTCTAGTTTATCTGTAACATGTGGTTATTTGTTTTGGCTATGCGATATATTTGTATTCAGGTTTTATGACTAATTGCTTAGATACACCCTACTGATAAAGTGTATATatcttgtctgtctgtagttGGTTGGAATGTTGGACATGTCCGTGCCAGTGGTTGCCAAGTTGAGAAGAATGTTGGACAGTCTCCCCAGAGAGACGTTGCCTGATGTATTAGCCTCCATGATCCGCACCACTAACAAGGAGAAGCTTCAGGTATGACCCGAAGAGgttgtaggtgtgtctgtgtatgtctggtAATGGGTTATCAGAAACACAACAGTACATATCTACACAATCTGTCTGCCTGTATTGAGTTAGTTAGGAATGTTTGTTCTATATTTGTccttgcatgtgtttatttgtgtctcttataatgagtgtttgtgcttgtgtgtctttgCAGGTGCTGGATGCAGTAAGCCTGGAGGAGCGCTTTAAGAAgactcttcctctgctctccaggCAAATAGAGGGCCTAAAACTTCTGCAGAAGACCAGGAAGCCAAGATCAGATGATGACAAGAAGGTGGGCCGGATGTGAATGATCGTGTACTCTATCTCTTGTCTTGCCAATACACCTCTCCCTTCATTTCCTCTTCTGTgacctctgtcctctctctctctttgtctcatctAAATCAATGTCTTATCACACTCTCACGCtcttctgttttttctctctcaggtgcTGGCAGTAAGGAAGGGGGGAGTGTTTCCTGGTCGCCAGTTTTTCCTGGACGAGGAGGCAGAGGATGATGATGGAGATGACACCACTGTGCTGGAGAGAAAGGTCAAAGGGGCCAACATGCCAGAGCCTGCGCTACGTGTGTGTCTTAAAGAGCTCAAACGGTGAGTGGagatctgtgtatgtgtttatactgttgcatttatttaatcctgtgtggatatgtgtgtgtgtgttggagagagagcggTGTAGAGGCAAAAGAATATCAGCAATCCACCAAATCCAAGATCGCTGCCACTTTAATATAACCACTCAAAGTTTTCACATgcagttttattgtttttcattgATGACAATAATTCAAAGAACCACACTGGTAACCACACtacatgacattacattaaatGGGACAGAGGGTTTTTGGTGTGTAGTTGGCAAGTGTCTATGTGCTGACATACTAAGCCAGCACTTGAACTATGCTGAAAACACATACTAGAGGACGTACTGTATGTCAAGTCAGTGGCTAGAAAACCAGTGTAAATATGATTTAGgcagaagtgcaccatcatcaTTCACTTGCCTTGGCTTCATATAGTATTGAAAGTATTGTTCCATCATCATAGATTTGTGAAGATGGTATTGTGGATTTGTCAACATGAAAGGCAGGCTCCACACTTTACCTTGTTTTATCCACACTGGGTTTCTGGTATTCTGATGTCGCAGCAGTGGTGTGATGTTCTCTGTCTGATGTTTGTCCAGGCTAAAGAAGATGCCTCAGTCCATGCCAGAGTATGCTCTCACGCGGAACTACCTGGAGCTGATGGTGGAGCTGCCCTGGAGCAAGAGCACCACAGGTAGGGGGCCTCCCTCCGTTCGTGTTTGCACACCGTTTGCACTAGAGAGCATAGTGGCCTTTGGCCCAGGCACAAACAAAAAGTGTCTGTACATTGTGTCTGCAAACAAACGTTTGTCTGAAATATGTTATGCCCATCCAGGGTGACCGCTGTGTACCGTCTCAAGAGTTTTATCACCAACTTGGAAAAAAAAGTTGTAAAAGTTGAAAATAAGCATtgtttccattgtgtgtgtgcaagcgtgtgtgtacgtgtctatgtatgtatgtgtgtgtgtgtgtttgtgtgtgtgtgtgtggggggggggttctgaaataatgaaattatGGGAGCTTCTGACTGAAAAATTACAATGATTACCACATTACAAATCTTTCAATTATAATAATCTTAAACCCAAAGCCGTTTTTAtcacttctgtgtgtgagtgtatttaaaGAATCAGAATTTGCATTGATTTAGGCATATTTCAAATTTTGTGCATAGTTTGTGTTGGTTAAGCTCCAGTAAGGCTGCATTAAAATATAACTGCACTGTCATCCGACTCACCACAAGGGGGCTGTAATAACAGCAGTGTAATATGATTGTATAGGAATGTTTTTGTAGTGTGTTTTAACAGTGTAGCCATCATTTCCAGTTGCATTACCATTCAGTCCCGTTTGGGAGCAGCAGAAACCACATATTGATGTTAGCTGCACCTCCCTAATGCGGGCCATGCCTTGGGGCTGATGTAGCCTTAAATGGAGAAATGGCTGACCGTCCCTCAATCTTCTCTCGTCTCATTTGCTTCACCCGTCCCGTCTTTGCGgtttcatgcacacacgcacacacacacgcacacacacagactcttcccATCTCTCGTGCAGTTCTTCAGGAATTTTTAACGCACATGTCTTTGGCTACCACCCAtaatttaaaacacacagacacacacacatctggacataCTGCATACCATTTCTCAATACCAGAATATATCCGTGTGTGAAATactccgtgtttgtgtgtgtgtgtgtgtatttgtacttgtgtgtatgaacactTAATACCTGACACACATGAGCGGGAGAGACCACAAGAGAGAACTATTAAAAGTGAGAACTCTTTATCCCATTAACAACACGATGATAAGTGACTTTCCCTGCTTGTCCAACAACGGGGGGGACTAGCACCTGCCTGTAGTCATGATCCACGATTGTCTTTCCCTCTCGCCAGACAGGTACGTTAGAGCACCCGTTCTGTCATATGGCCACTGGTGGGACTGCAGTTTCTAAGTTCATGGTGGCAGAAAACGCCACTGAGCCATCATGGTGGGCGGGGATTTTGTGCAGAACTGTAAACTTGGAGAACTCTGAGagtctttttcacacacacatgtgtgggaAGATGTATGTGACCATAGTAAAGTTCTTAAACAGATGCCGTGTATGTGAATAGGTTTGAGTGTGGACCGTTCACCCAGGTTTGAAGCTCGTGCATGCACAGTAGAACATGGAGTACGTTTCACAGCTAAAGCCTCCGCCAAGGGGGATGTGCAACAGTGTGcgtgagaaacagagacattCCAGAAATATTTCGGCTAATGAAAGCTGTACTGTGTCCAATACTGGTATGTTTTATGGGACAGATGCGCATCCGTGTTCTTATGCGTACATACTTTCTTTAAAGAAGAGTCAGTTGAAGTATGTGTCTTGGTGTGTCTGAgaattgcatgtttgtgtttatttaataGCAGGTTAATGAGAACTTTGGATGATTCAAAACCTTctctatgtgatgtgtgtgcttgtatgcgTGTCTCCTTGCTGTCAGTTAGAGTTAGACTAGGCAGAATCCATGGCAGACTGGGATGCCTGTCTCTCCTAGAAGTCTCTTGCTTGGTTAATACATTTGCATGAGTTATCGTTTCATTGTTTGATTACAGGGCCTGGGAGAAGCTCGGCCATCAGAGCATCTATCTAATTTAATGATGCTCGGCAGAATCTAGTCTAGAAGTTAATTTTCTCACGTTGCTCACAACAGTTTTAATTTTGTATTGATTATGTGCAAGGTTTGAATTTCTTTCTTATGTGCATGGTTATTATgcccatttgttttgttttgggtgtgtgtgtgtgtgtgtgtgtgtgtgtgtgtgtgtgtgtgtgtgtgtgtgtcagactgccTGGACATCCGGGCGGCACGGGTGCTGCTGGACAACGACCACTACGCCATGGAGAAGCTGAAGCGGCGCGTGCTGGAGTACCTGGCGGTGCGGCAGCTCAAGAGTACCCTCAAGGGGCCCATCCTGTGCTTTGTGGGGCCACCCGGCGTGGGCAAGACCAGCGTGGGCCGCTCCATCGCCCGCACCCTGGGCCGCGAGTTCCACCGTATCGCTCTTGGTGGCGTCTGCGACCAGTCCGACATCCGCGGCCACAGGTGGGTATGGGTGTGGCTTAGGTtgtgaccagcagggggcagcactGCAGAGCTGGAGCCACTCTGGGCCACAGAGCCCTTGGCTTGTGTCCTCTGCCATTTAAACTGTTAAAGGTtgtttaaaagtttccttagctagttagctaccCATAGCAACCAGGAGCTTTTTGCTAAAAAGTTTAAtctctcaaaatcagctcaccgaTAAAAGGCAAAAATACACCGTAATTACATGGCATGACATAATGTTGAATAAACCGCTGTTAATACACGGTTTTGTTTTATACAATTACATAAAATCCTATAATGTGGTTTATATATGGTGCGGTGAATAGTCTGGAAAATACAGTGGCCAAGCCATACAGTAGCCAAGCCATCCATCTTCATCCTGCACAGAAGAACAGTGTCATGATTTTTCACTGAAATAGAAGCTGGCTTGGCCAGGCCCATTGACTTTCCATTGCCCATGAAATAAGTGTGTTAGTGTCAAACAGGACTGTGCGGGGATAATGAGTCGAGTGTGAGACTGTGGAgcaggtgaggcacacacacacacacacacacacacacacacacaggatttggGAGTGTGTTTGGGATGGTGGGGTTGTATCTCTGGGCGAGACATGACATACCCCCCACAGGAACGAGGAGCCCCCCCTCAGAGGTTGAGTGGCGAGCCAGGTTGCATGATGTCATCCTTGATGGTCCTCTGATCTCCTGTCGCCACGGCGACTCAGTCAATGACATCATGGCCCTGTAGGCTCTGGCAAGTTCCTGTCTGTCAGCTGGGTTCACCTCCTtactgcaatctctctctctctctctctctctctctccatctctcactcactcacacacacacacacacacacacacacacacacacacacacagctccaagcCTGAAATGACATCTGACACCATCAGCCCTGACTCCATCTGAATCTGCCTCAGCTGCATGTCTGTGTTCCAACAAGCAGGATCAGAgatcagccctctctctctcacacacacacacacacacacacacacacacacacacacacacatgcaagcacctacacacatacacacacacaaagactaaaCCCAAATATCTTTGAGCTTTGTGAATTCaggagatacaaaaaaaaaaacggtgatGTGTTCATTTTGGCCTGTCATGTACCATCTAGTCTTTGTGTAGCTGAGGGAAATGAAGGGAGAGTTAAACAGGGCAAGGCGGGTGGCTTGTATGCAAATACTTAACAGACTCATGGTATTGAATTGCATTTGGCGTGCAGAAGTTTGCAGCAGAGTCCAAAGTCCTCTCATTATGTTAATCTCCAAACCGAATTTGTCTGTATCAACTTACCTCAGGCccacaagtgtgagtgtgtgtgtgtgtgtgtgtgtgtgtgtgtgtgtgaggctcccCTCCCATGTGTGCTTAACTTGACGCAGGGCTGCTCTTGTGTAACCGCACAGGAGCATCCTGTTCCCGCCTGTTCCTTGCTCCTCCACAGTAGCTTCCCAAACTGCTGCCTCATCACCCAGCTTCCTTTTATTGTTtcaatctatctctctatctctgtcttcccttctctacctctcttacctatgttgttttttctctctctctatctcctccctATTCCCTATCTTTCTCACCCAGGCGTACTTATGTGGGCAGCATGCCAGGACGGATCATTAATGGCCTAAAGACTGTAGGCGTCAACAACCCGGTCTTCTTGCTGGACGAGGTGGACAAGCTGGGCAAGAGCCTGCAGGGAGACCCTGCCGCCGCCCTGCTGGAGGTCAGAGGAAACTGCAGCCTCCCCAGTAGATGCACAGTAGCAAAATCTCTCAGTGCACATCAAACATGCTTAACCTGATCAGACAATTCAACAGATACAACAGGTCAGACAGGTAGAGACCTACAAGCAGTGGTTCTATATGCCCCTAGGGTAAGTAACCAGGGGAAGAGCACCGCGCGGAGGGGGGAATGACCATGCAGAAAGCAGAACTTTTCAGTCTATTCTCAAAGTTATGAGGGCAATGAGCACTGGCTCACTGAATAGATATAGTTATATGATGTTATATGAATAGTTATATGATGGTCTCATTACtgtctgaactgaaaactgATCTGAAACCTCTCCACATCAAGTTACCTTTTGGTCTGGCACTGAACTTAAAGCACATTCTTTCCTTAAGTCTCTCTAATGCTGAGTTGCAGGAAATGCTGGCATGCCATCCAGCCCAAACATGTCAGCTGAGGGATTCTTGGGAAACGAGGGGAAGAGGGCATAACCCAGAAATAGATGGATTTGTTCAGAGATTATATGGATGCCAAAAAGTGGGCTGATGAAGGGAGGGGTGAATGTTTGGAGAGGAAATCTCGGactctgaacacacaaacagacacacacaaacgggaTGCACCGGCAGGATGATGGGTGTTTTCAGAAACATCTGGCGGCTTTGCCGGTAAAATAGTAAACAGAGGGGCGTGACGGGCTCTCCGCGGGTCCGGTTGAAATGGTGCCCGTGACCCGCGGATCTGCTCCTGTACCTGTTCCCTGCTGCTCTGCctggctctgtgctgtgctccAGTTTGCTCCCAGTGGAATTAGCACGACCCAGTGTGAGTATTAGTGGCCTGCGTCCTAGAATCGCTTTTGGGAGAGCGAAAGGGATTAGGGATAATGCCCAGagtgaaacgcacacacacaaagacccacacacacatgctacagaGAGTGAAACAATCTAGTTTGGTTTTGGGGGCGGGATGGGTAGGGGTagttgtgtgttttaagcaaaggGTGTAGACTCAGCatagagagcatgtgtgagtgtgtgtctcatttttatgaatgcgtgagtgtgtgtcagggcatATACCTGTGTGCTTGTATGATTTTGTTTGAGTTAGAGTCTCCACCATGGACTGATGCAGTTAAGTTTAAGTCTTAAATCAACTTTCTCACAAGACCCTTTAAAGAGCCAGACTATGACTCACCTGCACTGACTAAACTCTTATGTGTCATTTACCCTCCACTTTATCCTTTCTGCCTTTTAAGATGCTTAATTGTTTTCAAACAGATGCtgacagcaatgtgtgtgtgtgtgtgtgtgttgtggtttcgACAGCTTTAAGCCTCTTACCTGTTGATGTGCTTAAGTTTTGTAATTTGGCATAGCCAGGGAGTGAGGCAAGCATCTCCTCTGCAGATCTGAGAGGCCAAAacccccaatctctctctctctctctcacacacacacacacacacacacacacacacacacacacgtacctgaAACCAGCAGGAGGGAATTATCTCAAGAAGAGAATCGAAAAGTCGACGGTATCAGTTCTCCCGCTGAAAGACAGGTGAGGTGGAGATGAAGGgaaataaagggagagagagggggagcacgTGTTCACAGATGGAACTACACATTAGAcaaggagggtggagaggaacAGACTAGAGATGGTAAattgtgccttgtgtgtgtctgcccttgCTGAATGCATTTCCATGCGCAGTCAAGGAATATGGGGGGTGTTCGTGCGTCTTGTGGGATTGTTGCTTTGAAAGTCCTTGTCcacatgtgtatgtttgggtaATGTCCAATGTCAGTCTTGAGCAGAATCAAAACGTAATActattggtctgtgtgtgtgtgtgtgtgtgtgtgtgtgtgtgtgcgcgcgcgtgtgtgatcTCAGGTCCTAGATCCCGAGCAGAACCACAGCTTCACCGACCACTACCTTAATGTGGCCTTCGATCTCTCCCAAGTTCTCTTCATCGCCACGGCCAACACCACAGCCAGCATCCCCCCTGCCCTACTGGACAGGATGGAGGTCCTGCAGGTGCCAGGTCAGCACTGAGAAGGTCatgggtcaggggtcacagagGTCACATGATATGGCATTAAGTGCCAGTGATAGATGGATAGTCAATATGGCTGATATGATGGTGATCAGCGCATGACTGATGTAGCTAGTCAATACCCTGAAGGCACTGGCTACTAAAGGCCTCAGATGTGGCTTGGGTCTTTGTGTTTTAGTTCAattatgtgtctctctgtgtggtatGATATGTGAGCTGTCTACCAGACTACTGTTTATTCAGTCTATACTGATGATATGTTGGGGTTACAGTTCATTAGGCTGTCATTACGCATGATATTGGAGCCTGGCCATGTGGTTAACTTAGaggctgtgtgaatgtgtgtgtcacttgtgTGAACCTGTGTCtaatctatgtgtgtgcgtgtgtgtgtgtgtgtgtgtgtgtgtgtgcatgtgcatacatCTGGGTTTGTGCTCAGGTTACACccaggaggagaaggtggagatTGCTCACCGCCATCTGATCCCACATCAGCTGGAGCAACACGGCCTCACACCCCAACAGCTCCAGATcccacctcacaccacacaagaCATCatcagcaggtacacacacacacacacacacacacacacacctccagactGGTTGCTTCCCGGTGATCATTAACATGTAACAACGCATAGACCAAAAACTCCATGTCCCACGTGGAGCAACACACGCGGCACAAAACCTTTGTgtcccacaacacacagcactcccagtgtaaaacacactcattcattcactgtttcactcccagtgtaaaacacactcattcattcactttttcACTCCCAGTgtaaaacacactcattcattcactgtttcactcccagtgtaaaacacactcattcattcactgtttcactcccagtgtaaaacacactcattcattcactgtttcactcccagtgtaaaacacactcattcattcactgtttcactcccagtgtaaaacacactcattcatttcactgttttactcccagtgtaaaacacactcattcattcactgtttCACTCCCAGTGTAAAACACAGTCATTCATTTCACTGTTTTACTCCCAGTgtaaaacacactcattcattcactgtttcactcccagtgtaaaacacactcattcattcactgtttcactcccagtgtaaaacacactcattcattcactgtttcactcccagtgtaaaacacactcattcattcactgtttcactcccagtgtaaaacacactcattcattcactgtttcactcccagtgtaaaacacactcattcatttcactgttttactcccagtgtaaaacacactcattcattcactgtttcactcccagtgtaaaacacactcattcattcactgtttcactcccagtgtaaaacacactcattcatttcactgttttactcccagtgtaaaacacactcattcattcactgtttcactcccagtgtaaaacacactcattcattcactgtttcactcccagtgtaaaacacactcattcattcactgtttCACTCCCAGTGTCGTTAACATggtgatggaaccgcatattgatgttttcctggcctgatttgttgttgcatggtggttcttgtgtgagcatataaatgctcatataggggactgatggaactggaaatattgctattctgttgttgtaagacattaactccttatgttgtatctgcaactcattttggatgtgtactctgtctgtttcactgagacctgaacaagtggcttgtgaacccttcccccccagataggctccttcctgctaagaccctttgtgccatggtatcaccccctccccccataggtgaacccctcaccccactgtctcccccttcctctcacctaaagggtgtggtcatcccctctcctattgtattctacctgactgaaatgtataaatgcctacacattctgctatcaggtaggccttgctctgagcaccaagctgagagggggtctccacgccgaaaataaactacagaaacctgacttcaactctctggtcccttcttcaacttaagcgtgcttatcgATTCCGTCAATGGGCACGGCCCCATTCATGTCCACACACCCATTCATAGAGTCGTAAGCAGTCCCACACAGTCAGACTGTGTCATATGGACCCGAGGGGGTCTGAAGTGGCTCGTTAACCTACCAATAGGATCGTGGAGGGATTACAGGGACCAGACAGTCAAatacaggtcacacacacacacacacacacacacagtgacttggTCACCTGCTGCAGCAGATCTACCCTCGAGCTGTCTGGTAGGGCTCAGCTGTTTGACAGGAGTGCAGTAGTGGGACTgtgagtggggggggagagTAATAATGGAGGAGATAATGAAGCACAGCCTCTAACAAGcagccaggacacacacacacacacatacactcactacACGCCTGCATCCAGGCAAGACACAGACCGATGGGAACAGCAGAGCTAAGATGGGCTCTCCTGCAGAACTGAGAACaactgagagaaggagggagggaaagagaggcagaaaaagagagattagGAGAGGGAAGGTCTATCACTGGAAATAGGGAATAACGCCAGGCTGATAAAGCAGCGTCTCGCAGGTTAGTATGCCTCTGATAGCTTGTCTGTGACGGCCTTCAGTACGGACCATCCAGTGTCCTACTTTTGCCAGTCCTGTCCTAGAGGTCTAACATTGAGTATTGGTGTAACTTTTCTTTTCACCCAGTCTCCAGCTGAAGAACAGTAATTGCCAGTGTACCCCGAAAATCCAAAACAATAGTGTTTGTCATCATTCATCAGTGAACATGATTATGTATTTGAGTATggtaacatgtatgtgtgtgtgggtgtgcacaggTACACGAGAGAGGCAGGCGTTCGGTCATTGGAGAGGAAGATTGGGGCCATCTGTAGAGCAGTGGCCGTCAAGGTCGCCGAAGGTCACAAGATGTCCAAGCAGGAGAGCTCCAGCCACCAACAGGGCCAGCTTGCAGGTGAGCGTGCTGCTTGTTGTGCTGTGAGCACCACTGACTGTATCCATGTGTCAGTCATTCTCAAAAGAAAAACTAAAGTGTACTTTCAGAACCCCCAAAACAATTCGACAAAGGTAATCGTAGAAAGGGTTGAGCTGTAAAATATGGACAGACTTTCTTGAGAGGACAAAAGAACTACACCATCAAACTAATAAAGTGCTTTAATATAACAGGTGCAGGAGAGTTTGAACATtgtatttgaatttgaatttgaatttattCGATTGTTTTAGAATGACAGGGTTTCTGTCAGGCGCAGTCCTCATGGAGAATTCTGCTACAGGCCCTTTGCAGCACTACAACAGACATCACTAAACAACCTCTTTATGTTCTCAAAgagtgtgatcgtgtgtgtgtgtgtgtgtgatcgtgtgtgtgtgatcgtgtgtgtgtgtgtgtgtgttttctccagtGTGTAAAGTGATCATGGTGTATCTGATTTGAGATGTGCTCCACCCTCCTTTGGTGAGTTGCTGTTatacttgtgtgagtgtgtgtgcgtgtgtgatctCTGGAACTGGATACAAAGACAATGTGTTCCTGCTCACACTGATGCTTGGGCATTCCCTGGCGCCGAGAGACTGCTGACCTCTGCACAATCacttcactatctctctctcacacacacacacacacacacacacacacacacacacacacacacacacacacacacacacacacacacacacacacacacacacttacaaactcaAAGCCACACATGTAGCACAAGCAACCACACAGGCACAATATTCGCACACAGAACCTCACATTCAGCacacaagaccacacacacacacacacacacgcacacacacacgcacacatatgcaggcTGGCCGTCAGCCCACTGGACTGTGGGGCCCGCTAAGGGGCAGTGGGGATAAATGTGGCACAAatcaccccctcctcccatctACAACTCCCCCCGGCGGGTGCAGCTGCTCTTGTGTAACAGGAGAAATCACACTGGCAGTTAACACAgccacagaggagagaaggctggggtggaggggggcaacagacacacacacacacgcgggccTTGAGGGACTGCTGCAGTGACACTATTCACTCTGACCTCtccacagagcgagagagagacagagacagagacagagacagagagagactccttAGTTCAGCCTCCCAGGTCTTTGTTCCTTTTCTGGCTGCCTGTTGCCAGGTAACGGTGACATTATTGGCAGGCTGAACAAAGCGTAGTGAGAAGGTGCGTgtgttaaaagagagagagagaccaatgaAGGGGGAGGGCTAAGCGAGAGTGAgggagcgaaagaaagagaggacaacCCCTTGCTTTGTGTACCAGCTGCTCAAGAAGCATTCATGGCAGTTGTCACATGATCAGTGAGGTGCatgcctttttttccccctccaacCACTCTagcatctttatctctcttctcccccctcctgccTCATCCTGTGCACCcatctcattccctctccctccgagGTCTCAAGGACATATTACATCGCTTAACAAAATGATCTGCTTAAATATTTATTGTCTGATTAATAATTCAAGTAAATATAGCTGTGGGCCATTTTCCCCTCTGCTTTAATGTGCATGTGATGATTTCATAACTGTTTTTCCTGTCTGTGTCCGTGAGATGgcactgtctttgtgtgtgtgtctttgtgtgtgtatgtgtgtgtgtgtgtgtgttctgcaagGCTTTGATGCATGAACCGTTTGTGTGGGTGAGAccgactggtgtgtgtggttacgtGTGCAGTGCAGGGACTATCTGTTCTTGTAAGATCTGGCCAGCCAGACTGGCATGTGATGACGTGCTGGAGTGGAAGGGTTCAGCATAGGCCTTCTGCTTAGTTCAAAACACTCTAGGGTCATCACCAGCAGCTCCAATCAGAGGATTGcatgtgtttctctcacacgcacacacacacacacacacagagagacagagagagagagattatgcgTGCCTCTTGTCATCCAGTCCATGGAGTCTTGATGGTTGCACCTGTTCCTTGGCATGCCTTTCTGTTGCTAATCTCTGGATCCAACTTGAC
Above is a genomic segment from Clupea harengus chromosome 3, Ch_v2.0.2, whole genome shotgun sequence containing:
- the lonp2 gene encoding lon protease homolog 2, peroxisomal isoform X1 — translated: MSSSGGIQIPVRLPLLLTHEGVLLPGATMRISVDTARNMQLVKSRLLKGTSLKSTIIGVIPNTKDPDHDSEELPTLHSIGTAGLAVQVVGSNWPKPHYTLLITGLCRFRVAQLLKEHPFPLAEVVQLDQLEQLPNAPDGELGELGERFYQAAVQLVGMLDMSVPVVAKLRRMLDSLPRETLPDVLASMIRTTNKEKLQVLDAVSLEERFKKTLPLLSRQIEGLKLLQKTRKPRSDDDKKVLAVRKGGVFPGRQFFLDEEAEDDDGDDTTVLERKVKGANMPEPALRVCLKELKRLKKMPQSMPEYALTRNYLELMVELPWSKSTTDCLDIRAARVLLDNDHYAMEKLKRRVLEYLAVRQLKSTLKGPILCFVGPPGVGKTSVGRSIARTLGREFHRIALGGVCDQSDIRGHRRTYVGSMPGRIINGLKTVGVNNPVFLLDEVDKLGKSLQGDPAAALLEVLDPEQNHSFTDHYLNVAFDLSQVLFIATANTTASIPPALLDRMEVLQVPGYTQEEKVEIAHRHLIPHQLEQHGLTPQQLQIPPHTTQDIISRYTREAGVRSLERKIGAICRAVAVKVAEGHKMSKQESSSHQQGQLAAEEKETGGDEAQRESADLTAPPEMPILIDPTALKDILGAPLFEMEVSERLTLPGVAIGLAWTPLGGEIMFVEASRMEGDGQLTLTGQLGDVMKESAHLAISWLRSNAKLYQLTNTAGHLDPMEGTDIHLHFPAGAVTKDGPSAGVTIVTCLASLFSGRLVRSDVAMTGEITLRGLVLPVGGIKDKVLAAHRAGLKRLIIPKRNEKDLEEIPAHIREELDFVAASSVDQVLNAAFSGGFPATTNPLTHPHLASKL
- the lonp2 gene encoding lon protease homolog 2, peroxisomal isoform X2, which codes for MSSSGGIQIPVRLPLLLTHEGVLLPGATMRISVDTARNMQLVKSRLLKGTSLKSTIIGVIPNTKDPDHDSEELPTLHSIGTAGLAVQVVGSNWPKPHYTLLITGLCRFRVAQLLKEHPFPLAEVVQLDQLEQLPNAPDGELGELGERFYQAAVQLVGMLDMSVPVVAKLRRMLDSLPRETLPDVLASMIRTTNKEKLQVLDAVSLEERFKKTLPLLSRQIEGLKLLQKTRKPRSDDDKKVLAVRKGGVFPGRQFFLDEEAEDDDGDDTTVLERKVKGANMPEPALRVCLKELKRLKKMPQSMPEYALTRNYLELMVELPWSKSTTDCLDIRAARVLLDNDHYAMEKLKRRVLEYLAVRQLKSTLKGPILCFVGPPGVGKTSVGRSIARTLGREFHRIALGGVCDQSDIRGHRRTYVGSMPGRIINGLKTVGVNNPVFLLDEVDKLGKSLQGDPAAALLEVLDPEQNHSFTDHYLNVAFDLSQVLFIATANTTASIPPALLDRMEVLQVPGYTQEEKVEIAHRHLIPHQLEQHGLTPQQLQIPPHTTQDIISRYTREAGVRSLERKIGAICRAVAVKVAEGHKMSKQESSSHQQGQLAEEKETGGDEAQRESADLTAPPEMPILIDPTALKDILGAPLFEMEVSERLTLPGVAIGLAWTPLGGEIMFVEASRMEGDGQLTLTGQLGDVMKESAHLAISWLRSNAKLYQLTNTAGHLDPMEGTDIHLHFPAGAVTKDGPSAGVTIVTCLASLFSGRLVRSDVAMTGEITLRGLVLPVGGIKDKVLAAHRAGLKRLIIPKRNEKDLEEIPAHIREELDFVAASSVDQVLNAAFSGGFPATTNPLTHPHLASKL